The DNA sequence TTTTTAATCATCTCatttcagtccccagcttcctTCCTCTGCCGTCAACGCATCCCAGCTTGAGAGATCGCACAAAATTCACGAGAGGCTCTGTGCTCCGACATCTTCAAAGGTTGAGAGATCTCTCTGTGCTCCGGGTCGTTCTGTGCTCCAACATCTTCAAAGCTCGAGAGATCGCTCTGTGCTCCAACTCTCACTCTGTGCTCCGACATCTCGACAGATCGCTCTGTGCTTCTACTCGGTCTGTGCTCCAACATCTTCAAAGCTCGATAGATCGCTCTGTGCTCCGACATCTTCAAAGCCGAAAGTGGTTAATTGATTCAGCGAATCAACCTCAGTGTAAGTCGTCTCCTTTCTCCccaaatttatagtatattgaTCGATGGGCTTCGATTCGCTGCGCTTCTTATTCTTTCTCTCCTCTAAAGTTCTTAGTTTTCTCTATATGCGTCCCCTGCAGAACAAGTAGTCACAGATCCAAACAAGAGCTGCGGCCCTATTTCTATATTTGGTCGATTTGTGGTATTTTGGGTACTAAATTTCAACAGGCAGAGACGGGCTAAGTAAGAATCACTCCTTTCAATTCATTCCAGTCCCTCCACATTTTGCTAGTTTGATTTCCGTTCTTTGATTATGATGCtacttggaatttttttttttttgctactggTTTGTTTATATGGATATATTTCAACCTTTGTATACTAGTGTCAAATTGATGCATTATGGTTTTaagttccaattacaaattGGTCATTGAATCCTCTGGTTTGAAACAAAGGATATATGTAGCTGTTTATTGTGGTCAGCAGCTTTATTGTGTGAGGATCATGTTAGGTGTTGGATATGGTAGTTTATAACAATTGTTTGTTTACTTGTGTGTATTTTTCCTTCTCTACTtgtgcttttaattttttttttcctactctgaattctgtttctttgtttagttTTAAGTACATGAAGCTGCACTGTGGTCTGTTTCTTATAATATTGTAGGCATTCATGTGTATGATAATAGTTTTTGTAATTCTCCGTTATAATGAGTTTCAATATTATGTAATAAAGCATTTTTTTTAGTCCATTATCGATCTTATGATTATTGAGAAGATTGTTAAGTACATACAAGCTTGCTAGCTAGAGGCAGATTTCACTTGGCTGGAAATGTGAATGGATATTAAGCTTTGCCTAGTGCTTTTCTTCAAGATTGTTGATTCTAGCGAGTGTCGTTATTCATTCACATTGAAACGACCTTTTGTAATGATTGTTTTGTTAGGGGGCAATAGGTCTCTTAGAAGCCAAATAGGAAATAGTGTACGGTGTTGATGAATACATGTCCAAGTGGCCCAAAGGATCAGGGTGAGAATCGCGATTTGGGAAGACATGAGAACCTAGCTGAATTGCAGTTTTGGTATTCAGCTTAGATAGTTGCTTAAGATTATTACCCTTttcctgtttcttttttcttcagttATAATATACACATTTCAGGTAGTTAGTTCAATTCTTTTGGGTTGGATTTGTTGTAGTACAACACTTTCTAATTTGAGTTCGACATATTTTTGTTACAGACTGTGTATAAATAACCTTATTTTGTTAAATTTATGTTCagtttttaataattaaaaaaaaaaaaaaactttgtattTGATGAATGGGAAAGTTGAGAAGGAGAGGCCATATTTGGGTTTTgttcctatttttttttattctcttgAGCTCTTCAtttgggaaattagggttttgagaCCTGCATTTTTTCTACCATATTCGGTCCATATATATAGCCATTCTTTTTTGAAAGGGGCTCTTGTCCGTTCTTTTGCCTATTGTAGTATTGCCACATTTTCAGTTCACAAAAATGTAAAAATAATCACACTGATGAAACTTCTGTCGAATTTCAGCAGAAGATGAGAAGATGAAATGCCAAAAACTTCCAGTCAGCAATGATTAAATTTGACAACAATCTTACAGTCAGCAATGAAAGTGAAGATTACTCAAGTGAAGACAACAATGAAGAGATGGAAGACAATGCATACGAAGAAGATGGTCCGGGAAGACCAGAAATGGAGATGTTAAGAAAtacaattgcacaaagtctaatgaatgaatctacttagcatttagttgcaaaGTTGTATTGACTTTAATACATTTTGTGTAATGTTTCCCGTATACCATGGTGGGGGCATGTTTTATGTAATATTCTCAACTCATTTGTATAATATTTAAGGGTTTAAtgtaatcttttatttgatCCAAGCAATATATAAGCAAACAAAttacaaaaaactaaaattgcTTATATAATTTGTAGAATTAATATACATATTGAGATAAAAGTGATGAATTGATAATTTAAACTAGTGTACAAGGACAATACATGAGAAATTATTTAATTTGGTATAGTTACATAATCATAAAATAAAGTTATGTAGTTTAGTAGCATCTTTTATCATCTATgtccattttggtaattataccaaACCAAAGCACTTTTTACTTataatttaccaaacactcagaaattgtttttggttcacacaacatttttaaaaacagtttaccaaacacatcAGCTGCTTCTTCTCGCAGCAATATCAGAAGTGCTTCTTCTCGCAGCAACATCAGAAGTGCTTCTTCTcgcagcacagcaatcccaaactgggccttGATATGGCTTGCCACTTTGGAGGCACTATTGATACACTTTGTGCTGTGCTAAATCTTGTCAATCTATTtttcaattgaaattttttttttaatataattttaTCTTTAGTAAATTATGAAACCGTTAACCTAAGTGACCGATCTCAAAAGCCTTGACCCGATTTTTTCAatgaattttcttatttttagactttgaaaaatcatataaaaaaattagatcgagatttttgagttttgtcaaCTTGAAAGTTGTTTAAAAATCATAATTCAGAGGTGAGAAGATTTTGGTAAAAATATAAGAACATAAGATTTTGACCAAAAACGTGTGCTATAATCCACAATTTTGGATGAAAACGaagattgaaattttttttttttttttctgaaaaaaaaagttataaagACAGTCTTCTTAGGCTTCAAAGATAATTATGTGGTATAATTGTATCTTTTCGTGTGCTTAACCTTGCTTGACATAGACATGCACATGCCGTTGGCATAAGTGACATGACATAACACCATTAGCCTCACTTAGCATAAACAAATGTATACACCTTCAACTGCGCTTACATAAACATCAATGATACCTCACTTGACATAGCCACGCGGGCCAGCTTGGCTCCATAATATTAATGAGAATCGGACATAATTCATTCATTCAAAGCTTCCTCAACTCATCCAAGAGGTAAATGTCCATTTGCGTTGCATCTAAAAGTCCATTTATGTGATGAAGACTCGTATTGCCCGTCACTTAAATAATCTTGCACTTCTTTCTTAGATTGTACTTGAAACTAGAAGCTGATCCGTCTGTAAGTTGTAACCAATTAAAATGCTATGCATTGCATCACTGTACTTCAgcttaaaccctaaataccaatCAATAGATCCCTAATATCCATGTATAGCAAATTGGATGATAGCAAATTGGGTTGCTGCTATTCCTCTTAGCAGCATAGCAAATCAAGCAATTGAGAATGAACAGAAAGAATCAAGCTTCTCTCACGtgaacataaataaataatatattatCCACctaaactcaaaatcatcaataTTCAATTGCACGTCGTCAACATTATTAATCCAACATAAAATCagattacacacacacacactcagaTTAGGTTATTGAAAATAAGATACattaaacaaaagcaaaagcatcaTCCCCTTTAACAACCCAGAAAGGCAAATTTGGAATCGAACAGTGAAAATTACTGAACAACAAACAGTTTAACCAGAATAAGCAGGAGCGTAGAGGGGACGGCGGTGCTCGTCAAAGTACTCCTCGCGATTAGCAAACACGATGATGTAGAGCGCGTAGATGATTCCCGGAAGGTAACCCAGACAAGTCAACAACAAGCATATCAGAAACTCAACCTGCAAAAATCCAACAGTACCCACCAAAATTTAGCCTCAGTTTTTCACAAACTCAAAGAGTCTAAGAAACCAGAATGAGATCGGATATATATAAAAGACTTACGGTGCAGCAACCGTGGCTGAGGCATACCCCCAAGGGAGGGAGCAAGACGGCGAGCACAATCTCGCAGCAGATCGCACACCCGCTCGGCATTTTTAGATATTTTGGTGCTCTCTCTGTAGATCTCAACCAACTCGGGAGTCTGAGTTTGACTTTGATTGAGATATGTGATCTTTGATTTGTGAGGATGTAAGAGCCTGCAGCTGTTTCGGTAGGGAAGGAAGACGTGTGGGGTCTTGTGGGTTATGATTTGGGCCgctttgaattgtttgttttttaattgggctttttttatctttttaatgTATTATCCTGAACTTTGGCCCATAGGCTTGATCACAGAACAGAAACAACTGCAGCCCATGGTCTCTTAAGCCGAATCCTACAGCCTTGAGGAAACTAAAAGCCTGCACCGACTGGGAAACTAAAGCCCTACACCGTCACCGACTGGGAAACTAACCCATTTACCCTCGCCCATTGGGAATACAGCCTCTGCTTtattctcatttctcaagacCATTTTGCAAAACGGTCATCGAGGAAACTAAACCCATTTCCCGTCACAGCGAGAAATCATATAAAAACACTCGGAAAGCCTCATTTGTTCTCAAATTATTTCACCAAAGATGATGCTGATGATGATCGAGAGCGTTAGTCCTGGAACTGCGATGAAAGAGAGCAGCAAGTCCTCCTTCTTGTGCAATGAGGTACGGTCATATCCGGTTGCGAGTTCGAGCAAGTTGAAGAATCCTTTGAGGAATCCAATTGGGAATACTGCAGAATGGAATACCCTGAAGAATAGTGATCATAACACTATGCGGAATCCAATTAATTGGGAACACTCCAGAATGGAAGGGCTCTGAAGAATAGTCCAAACCCTTTGAGGAATCCAATTAAAGACATCCAAGAGTGGAAAGCCCTGAAAGAAATATCTATGTAGAAAGCATGGCTTGTAGCAATTAGCATCTATATTGCTTGTTAGTAAACTGTTGTGCTTTTAGCCTTTTAGTAGAGAAGGATCTGTATAGAAAACTTGGCCACTGGCCCTGATGTAGAATTTTGTGCTTTCTCTTTATGTAGATTAGATATCATAAACCTCTTGTTATGATGTAATCCCAAACTTCATCAGTAATTTGAGCTGAATGCATAttcttctattaaaaaaaaacacttctttttttccttcttgtatCTCTCATTCAATTGAATAAGTGTGATTAACGGAAGAAATGAGAAGGACCCTAAATTTGGTGGCGTTTTTGCGTCATGATCGAAATAAAGCAAACTGAAGCACAGGTTGCTATATGGAGAGAAGCTCGTGAGTTAGAAGTTGAAGAATATGATAAAGTGATATCAAAGTCATTTTTCTTGAAATGTTATTTCATCAATGCTAATGGGGATGAATTAGTTATAAGCTTTTTCTCTTCATCTGGTAATGTTGTTAAATGTCTGTATGATTTCTTCTCCGTCTCGGGAAATCTCAGTCGCTCTAGTTTATTTTATTGCTGTTTTCATTAGATTTCATTCGGAAGCAAGAATTGGAGAAAACAAGGGTCGTTTGGACACATCAATTGAAAAATTAAAGCAGAAAGAAGAACTTGCAACCATCACTGCTCATCGATCACTTGGTAGTTGCTCTATCGTCGGCCTTTCCCTCTCTGCTTTTTaagtttctcctttttcttttgtctatagAGATTCAAAAACTAGAATCAGAAACCTAATAGGAATCTAAGAAATATGAAAATGCTTTTAAGCTTCAAAATATTTGAGGATCGGTATAATATCTAGCTGCCTTAAGAAGAGGGTATGAAaccaactttttatttttattcgcagcttcttcttcatctatcaGCTCATCACCAATTGCTTTAGCTTTTTCCTCTAGGTCAGCCATACTTTTACACTGAGCAATAAAAGAACaaccaaaataaacaaataattttGGAATTGGATTCAacgtgacaggacccgccccaaatttcaccctgaaatccaatGTGGCCctatggggcccaccttaggaatagctctaccaaaaattcggcagagtcactcctaaaatggactacccaaaaacctgtaaaacacacaaacacttcaagcaaaccaaccttatactcctggagccaccctgctcccaattaccatcaactccgctttcacaaaacacaaaactcaacaatactaatcccaaaggttatcagagcaatactaatacacatagatatataaagaagagtaaaggatcaaggaatcctacaatgcggaagtagtgacaattatgcctcaTATACCATGTaggcccgacctccactaattcgcctgtaaactgggcatttgaaaccgaagggtccagggaaaagtaatttaaaacacgttagagtgagtggacaaaaataaataagtaagaaATTCAAACGAAAGTAAAGATTTactactttcccacatttattcctttaaaactcgatgcatgcaacgtggataaaacatatttctcgcAACAAAAAAATTCGtgaaaacattccagccccgATGGTCAAAAGAAATCAAGCTAGCCTCGCTAGCTGAAGGTATCaatcaaatatggggaagaagttctcaccatacaaataagggagcctcccaggctcgggtcggagtgtcccacactctggagcatcccatgctctgctctactcacccacgaacacatagtaagcagggaggagtactaataggctagctagcaataaatatgacgacccaggtatggtgctTTAAAACCATACGAAAAttcgaaaatcagtaaggcttccccattaCTCACGAGAGAAGACATATTCCAACGACGTGGCCTCACACGCCAAAATAATCTCGAATTTATAAACCATCAGGCGAGAAATAATCGATAAATATAATTCcctcgaaaatcccattttcgaaaGATATTCCAGAAATCTCAATATTGACGAATAgaaatgtattataaatttccggaaatcacctcggaaaataattcatcaaaaatcatgctttcaaaTAAAAGCCATATATCAGAGATACTtatcgaaggctcaaaatccatttccgaatcataattgaaaataGTTCACAATTAATCTctgaaaataaatcataaatccaaatccgagcataatagaTTCATAACCGAAATTTATGTGGAAAaacaatgtcaaaattataatccaagaaaaaatattatgctcaataaataaaattaaattaaattaatcaataatttcaaaataaatgcatgcatcattatttttaaaaaaagtccactcactgttctatttaggcgatcacgcatacgagttccttcgtcgagcaatagctcggtatatcgccatgtacacaattatattctgtgaattactattcaacaatttaatacgatttCTAAAATCAAATTCTCATAATCACGtctccacttcttctcggattcaactcAAATTACATCACTAATATCAATCCGTTAATTTagaggttccaaggcagaaccgagagatatctgacggtcggattctcgtaaatcggtaatgaaattctaaattctgaaaatttcataatcaacacaaattttcttcaattccaaccaaattcacatttacgagctctacatcaattataggatttaataggctaaaaatcgaagtcagaaaactaCCCTAcgtgcctccacgcgccacctacaggcCCACGCGctggcggccaccacctccgatggccacaaaaatttggcagcagcaacatcacaacagacccaacatttttctcaactacaacaagttccaattatACCTGTAGGTGATCGAAATTGGGTGGTgaagcaaacccagaaaatccaagaaccctaggatcgggttttgatcgattctccctctacactgcaaatcgtgactcaaggctaggggcaaaatgatcattgtcaaaaaccgaaccttcgacgccggtttggcggccggagacggccggaatcgccgaaAATCGATGAAAGTTCCGATCGGCTACAGTGAACATCACTgctcaaaatcgagctcctctGGCCAAATAactgcaaaacaccaccacatatGTGACAAGGGGGAagaggcgagcttgccggtgcccggattccgtcgtgggtcggccggagaagGAAGAAATCCGAGGAGGAAGAATCGGACCGAAAAGGAGAAATGATCGGggcagaagagagagaaaactggGTAGGTTttcaaaaatggcaacttaccacagtaactttacatttttggctataactttcacatacgaactccgatttttacgtaccacatatgcacgcgctcggtttaatgttctctacaactttcatgaaagaaatttctcaaattttgacccgaaaaaaaagtcatcttttagagccccctaaaagtatcgaaacgacaataaaagtgaaagtaaaactagtttacagtccaaatgactagtaaatcggtaaattcaggttcgggacgttacacaaTGACTATGCAAGTGATTGCTCACTGATTTCTTCTACTCATACTATTGCAAGAGTCTAAAGACTTGGAAATTTTCTAGACTTGCATTAAGCGTTTTAAActaaaatgagaaagaaaaaaaaaaaaacagtttccATTCAATTTCGAAGCTGGTGCGAGCAACAATGTCAATAGTTATGCAACTTCCTTCTTAAAGAACTGCTCGACCTTTGAATATTCACCCAACATGCATGTGTCTTCACTTTCCCCTTTCAGAATAGAAAACAAATCAGAACTGTAGAAGATTCAGCTTCGACAAAACAACTGTATAACATCCCTTCACAAAAATAAAGTGCCGAACAAATGtgcataggaaaaaaaaaaactaagcctcccataaaaaaattaaaaaaaaaaagatgcacCTTTCCCCGACGGGAAAGGAGTTTCAAAATCACTAGAGTAATTACCAAGAAGGCAGAAGCAGCCCCGAGAAAACCACAATCCTTGTCAATAAAAGGGAAGTTCTGTTGAAGAAACTGACGTTTGAGATTGAAGACACACGCACTAAAAACTTTATGTTCCTGATTAAAATCTTGCAATTAAGTGCTTCTTAGTgatgaaggaagagagagagaattgtttTAGTTCTTCACCACTGAGCTGGACAAATTAAAAATAGATATATGGGATCAGGATCGTGCAAAGATccaacagaaaagagaaaattgaaaattcaaTAGCCTCCATAAATTGTACCTTATTCCAATATTTGCTCGAGCTTTTCACGTCGACTTTGTTGGGTGTGTGGATCCGATTCCACAtaggataaggatttgttaatccttgatcaaagaggagttttgattgtttcctacctgcttacataatcctacttggtaatggtttctatgtctattgggaataggtttccaatgtcttatagggtctagttagatatctataaataagggcataggttgtagtagtagatcaagtctttgaaagcattaaacagagagagcaagtgaggtcttgagagttggtgataacttcttgtgagagattcttgtattcttgttcgtgtattcttcttcttctatagtgaaacccaagcagcctggggacgtaggcaaagttctttgctgaacctcgttaacaagttcgtgtttgttttctcgatcgtttatctatattgttttgcacttgtctgcttccgcaagaggaattttaggtcaaattcctaacaaagtggtatcagagcttaggctctAGAGTGGAAACAATGAGCATAGaagacgttgagaagagggtcgATAAGTTCGACGGTAATGACTTTAGCCTATGGAGGTCACAAATTGAGGACTACTTGAATATGAAGAAACTTGCTAAGACTTTAGAGGGCAAGCTCCCAAAAGATATGAAGGAGGAAGAATTTGTCGAGATGGATAGGATGACCCTTGGAGCCGTTCGACTATCGCTTTCGAATGATGTACGGCGATTTGTTATCAAGGAGACTACGTTGAAGGGGATGATGGATAGTTTGTCCAACAAGTATGAGAAGCCAAATGCTGTTCAACAGTTGTACTTGATGAGGCGGCTGTTCACTTTGAAGATGGGTAAGGGTATATCTGTTCGCCAGCAAGTTGGGATAGTTGGTGATATTATTGAGCAACTAGCATCGGTGGATGTTAAATTCGACGAACACATCAAAGCTTTGGTGTTGTTGACTTCCATGCCTTCGGATTGGGATGTGACTGTGAACTCGATTTGTAGTGGAGCTGGGACTACGAAGAAGCTGAAGTTTAATGATGTGCGTGACATTCTTCTGAATGAAGAGACGTGAAGACAAAATAACCTTGAAGATCCT is a window from the Rosa chinensis cultivar Old Blush chromosome 2, RchiOBHm-V2, whole genome shotgun sequence genome containing:
- the LOC112186475 gene encoding UPF0057 membrane protein At4g30660 produces the protein MPSGCAICCEIVLAVLLPPLGVCLSHGCCTVEFLICLLLTCLGYLPGIIYALYIIVFANREEYFDEHRRPLYAPAYSG